Proteins from a genomic interval of Pseudomonas anuradhapurensis:
- a CDS encoding putative porin, producing MRLVSTLTGVSLTGMMLALSTPASAAVDAKLLEMLRANGSINQAQYNELQADLAQETKEKAAQKAQSDRMSSFEQKVAWAAKTQVKGDLRLRYEDVNVDDPNSSSGNQDRQRVRARVGFYSEINPQVDAGIRIATGSSADRRSTNQSFDNYFDKKSLWVDQAYLDWHPTAVPNLHLIGGKMAQPWVSMGDIIWDSDINPEGVAATYKTDLGGAEVFASAGQYTLKDNVDGDGVQYKHDAQVYHGQLGAKFAPADALKLTVGASIYGYDNDKEATILQSFGNTTNEFNLVEGFGQLDFTGFAIPLSAYGQYVKNTESTDGEDQAWLAGLKTKVGAWSLDYNYRDVQRNAVVSLFTDSDFGNGFTGSRGHKFKVGYEIDKNFSLGAAYLMAKTDLSQLPNSDADVDTLQVDLEAKF from the coding sequence ATGCGTCTTGTTTCTACACTTACCGGAGTGAGCCTCACCGGCATGATGCTGGCTCTGAGTACTCCGGCCAGTGCAGCTGTCGACGCCAAGCTGCTCGAAATGCTCCGCGCCAATGGCTCGATCAACCAGGCGCAGTACAACGAACTGCAGGCAGACCTGGCTCAGGAAACCAAGGAAAAGGCCGCTCAGAAAGCTCAGTCCGACCGGATGAGCTCCTTTGAACAGAAAGTGGCATGGGCCGCCAAGACCCAGGTCAAGGGTGACTTGCGCCTGCGTTACGAAGACGTCAACGTCGACGACCCGAACAGCAGCAGCGGCAACCAGGACCGCCAGCGCGTGCGTGCGCGTGTCGGCTTCTACAGTGAAATCAACCCGCAGGTGGACGCGGGCATCCGTATCGCCACCGGCAGCAGCGCCGACCGCCGCTCGACCAACCAGAGCTTCGACAACTACTTCGACAAGAAGTCGCTGTGGGTCGACCAGGCCTACCTCGACTGGCACCCGACCGCCGTCCCCAACCTGCACCTGATTGGCGGCAAGATGGCCCAGCCGTGGGTGAGCATGGGCGACATCATCTGGGATAGCGACATCAACCCGGAAGGCGTGGCCGCTACCTACAAGACCGACCTGGGCGGCGCCGAAGTGTTCGCCAGCGCCGGCCAGTACACGCTCAAGGACAACGTCGATGGCGACGGTGTGCAGTACAAGCATGACGCACAGGTCTATCACGGCCAGCTGGGCGCCAAGTTCGCCCCGGCAGACGCGCTCAAGCTGACCGTAGGTGCCAGTATCTATGGCTACGACAACGACAAGGAAGCCACCATCCTGCAGTCGTTCGGCAACACCACCAACGAGTTCAACCTGGTGGAAGGCTTTGGCCAGCTGGACTTCACCGGCTTTGCCATCCCGCTGTCGGCTTACGGCCAGTATGTGAAAAACACCGAGAGCACCGATGGCGAAGACCAGGCCTGGCTGGCCGGCCTGAAAACCAAGGTTGGTGCCTGGAGCCTGGACTACAACTACCGCGACGTACAGCGTAACGCCGTGGTCAGCCTGTTCACCGACTCGGACTTTGGCAACGGCTTTACCGGTTCGCGCGGGCACAAGTTCAAGGTCGGCTATGAAATCGACAAGAACTTCTCGCTGGGCGCTGCCTACCTGATGGCCAAGACCGACCTGTCGCAGTTGCCCAACAGCGATGCCGATGTCGATACCCTGCAGGTCGACCTGGAAGCCAAGTTCTAA
- a CDS encoding GNAT family N-acetyltransferase has translation MTSLYSLAHLRDLPAATWDALVPPGQPFLRHAFLSAMEDSGSVARNTGWAAEHLVLERDGQVRALLPAYRKWHSFGEYVFDHGWADACERAGIAYYPKLLGAVPFSPVSGPRLLAADPADALLVLQALPEYLGKGGLSGAHINFTDAQLDAQMAGVPGWMERLGCQFHWRNHGYRDFQDFLDSLSSRKRKQMRKEREQVAGQGIDFRWYHGAELDQAQWDFVYRCYANTYAVRRRAPYLTREFFSLLAERMPEALRVVMARQAGQEVAMALSLVGGDSLFGRYWGCLDEFDRLHFETCFYQGMDFAIAEGLQRFDAGAQGEHKLIRGFEPVLTRSWHYLLHPGLRRAVEDFLAQEREGVRAYAEEAKGMLPYRRD, from the coding sequence GTGACCAGCCTGTACAGCCTTGCTCATCTGCGTGACCTGCCGGCGGCTACCTGGGATGCCTTGGTGCCGCCCGGCCAACCGTTCCTGCGCCATGCGTTTCTCAGTGCCATGGAGGACAGCGGCAGTGTCGCGCGCAACACCGGCTGGGCCGCCGAGCACCTGGTGCTGGAGCGTGACGGGCAGGTGCGGGCGCTGCTGCCGGCGTACCGCAAGTGGCATTCGTTTGGCGAGTATGTGTTCGACCATGGTTGGGCCGATGCCTGTGAGCGGGCCGGCATCGCCTACTACCCCAAGCTGCTCGGTGCCGTGCCGTTCAGCCCGGTCAGCGGCCCGCGCCTGCTGGCCGCCGACCCTGCCGACGCCTTGCTGGTGCTGCAGGCGTTGCCGGAGTATCTGGGCAAGGGCGGGTTGTCCGGGGCACACATCAACTTCACCGACGCGCAGCTGGATGCGCAGATGGCCGGGGTGCCGGGCTGGATGGAGCGGCTGGGTTGCCAGTTCCACTGGCGCAATCATGGCTACCGTGACTTCCAGGACTTCCTCGACAGCCTCAGCTCACGCAAGCGCAAGCAGATGCGCAAGGAGCGTGAGCAGGTAGCCGGGCAGGGCATCGATTTTCGCTGGTACCACGGCGCGGAGCTGGACCAGGCGCAGTGGGATTTCGTCTACCGCTGCTACGCCAACACCTACGCGGTGCGCCGGCGAGCGCCTTACCTGACGCGCGAGTTCTTCAGCTTGCTGGCCGAGCGCATGCCCGAGGCACTGCGCGTGGTGATGGCGCGGCAAGCCGGGCAGGAGGTGGCGATGGCCTTGAGCCTGGTGGGCGGCGACAGCTTGTTCGGGCGTTACTGGGGCTGCCTGGACGAGTTCGACCGACTGCATTTCGAGACCTGTTTCTACCAGGGCATGGACTTTGCCATCGCCGAGGGCCTGCAGCGTTTCGATGCCGGGGCGCAGGGGGAGCACAAGCTGATTCGCGGGTTCGAGCCGGTGCTGACGCGGTCGTGGCATTACCTGCTGCACCCGGGCCTGCGCCGGGCGGTGGAAGATTTTCTGGCGCAGGAGCGGGAAGGAGTGCGGGCGTATGCCGAGGAGGCCAAGGGGATGCTGCCCTATCGCCGGGACTGA
- a CDS encoding ABC transporter ATP-binding protein, with protein MLYRRFEQLIDIYREAPSDAPPSRVWPFYLYYLRQVWPSFLALLVVGLFASLIEVAMFSYLSRIIDLAQGTPNANFFSEHSGELIWMLVVILLLRPLFFGLHDLLVHQTITPGMTSLIRWQNHTYVLKQSLNFFQSDFAGRIAQRIMQTGNSLRDSAVQAVDALWHVLIYAITSLVLFAEADWRLMLPLLLWIVGYIAALFYFVPRVKERSVISSDARSKLMGRIVDGYTNIATLKLFAHTDYEQQYAREAISEQTEKTQLAARVVTSMDVVITTLNGLLVVATTGLALWLWSQSLITVGAIALATGLVIRIVNMSGWIMWVVNGIFENIGMVQDGLQTIAQPVTVTDPPNAPALKVSRGAVRFDDVDFHYGQAANVIEGLNLDIRPGEKIGLIGPSGAGKSTLVNLLLRLYDVQGGRILIDGQDIAQVSQASLRAQIGMITQDTSLLHRSIRDNLLYGRPGASEAELLEAVRRARADEFIPQLSDALGRTGFDAHVGERGVKLSGGQRQRIAIARVLLKNAPILIMDEATSALDSEVEAAIQESLETLMQGKTVIAIAHRLSTIARMDRLVVLDKGRIVESGSHSELLEQQGLYARLWHHQTGGFVGVD; from the coding sequence ATGCTGTACCGCCGTTTCGAACAACTGATCGATATCTATCGCGAAGCGCCGAGCGACGCGCCCCCCAGCCGGGTATGGCCGTTCTACCTGTATTACCTGCGCCAGGTCTGGCCGAGCTTCCTGGCCCTGCTGGTGGTCGGCCTGTTCGCCTCGCTGATCGAGGTGGCGATGTTCAGCTACCTCAGCCGCATCATCGACCTGGCCCAGGGCACGCCCAATGCAAACTTTTTCAGTGAGCACAGTGGCGAGCTGATCTGGATGCTGGTGGTCATCCTGCTGCTGCGGCCGTTGTTCTTCGGCCTGCACGACCTGCTGGTGCACCAGACCATCACCCCCGGCATGACCAGCCTGATCCGCTGGCAGAACCACACCTACGTGCTCAAGCAGAGCCTGAACTTCTTCCAGAGCGACTTCGCCGGGCGTATCGCCCAGCGCATCATGCAGACCGGCAACTCGCTGCGTGACTCCGCCGTGCAGGCGGTGGATGCACTGTGGCATGTGCTGATCTACGCCATCACCTCGCTGGTGCTGTTCGCCGAGGCCGACTGGCGCCTGATGCTGCCCCTGCTGCTGTGGATCGTCGGCTATATCGCCGCGCTGTTCTACTTCGTGCCCAGGGTGAAGGAGCGCTCGGTGATTTCTTCCGACGCGCGCTCCAAGCTGATGGGCCGTATCGTTGATGGCTACACCAACATCGCCACCCTCAAGCTGTTCGCCCACACCGACTACGAGCAGCAATACGCCCGCGAAGCGATCAGCGAACAGACCGAGAAAACCCAGCTGGCGGCGCGCGTGGTCACCAGCATGGACGTGGTCATCACCACCCTCAATGGCCTGCTGGTGGTCGCCACCACGGGCCTGGCGCTGTGGTTGTGGAGCCAGTCGCTGATCACGGTCGGCGCCATCGCCCTGGCCACCGGCCTGGTGATCCGCATCGTCAACATGTCGGGTTGGATCATGTGGGTGGTCAACGGCATCTTCGAGAACATCGGCATGGTCCAGGACGGCCTGCAGACCATCGCCCAGCCGGTCACCGTCACCGACCCGCCCAACGCACCGGCGCTGAAGGTCAGCCGCGGCGCGGTACGCTTCGATGACGTGGATTTCCACTATGGCCAGGCGGCCAACGTGATCGAAGGGCTGAACCTGGACATTCGCCCGGGCGAGAAGATCGGCCTGATCGGCCCGTCCGGGGCCGGCAAGTCGACCCTGGTCAACCTGCTGCTGCGGCTGTACGACGTGCAGGGCGGGCGCATCCTCATCGACGGCCAGGACATTGCCCAGGTCAGCCAGGCCAGCCTGCGCGCGCAGATTGGCATGATCACCCAGGACACCTCGCTGCTGCACCGCTCGATTCGCGACAACCTGCTGTACGGCCGCCCGGGTGCCAGCGAGGCCGAGCTGCTCGAAGCGGTGCGCCGGGCGCGGGCTGACGAGTTCATCCCGCAGCTGTCGGATGCACTGGGCCGCACCGGCTTCGATGCCCACGTGGGCGAGCGCGGGGTCAAGCTGTCGGGCGGGCAGCGCCAGCGCATCGCCATTGCCCGGGTGCTGTTGAAGAATGCACCGATCCTGATCATGGACGAAGCGACCTCGGCGCTGGACTCGGAAGTCGAGGCCGCCATCCAGGAAAGCCTGGAGACGCTGATGCAGGGCAAGACGGTGATCGCCATTGCCCACCGGCTGTCGACCATCGCGCGGATGGACCGGCTGGTGGTGCTGGACAAGGGGCGGATCGTCGAGAGTGGCAGCCACAGTGAACTGCTCGAGCAGCAAGGGCTGTATGCCCGCTTGTGGCATCACCAGACCGGGGGCTTTGTCGGGGTCGACTGA
- the hrpA gene encoding ATP-dependent RNA helicase HrpA has protein sequence MTDHAIDKLLQNLDHAMIADRHRLRRQLHDLRKRPDEAKLAQWVDKVQASCAQVTARQQSVPTVRYDDNLPIAAKRDEIKKALAEHQVLVIAGETGSGKTTQLPKICLELGRGSHGMIAHTQPRRIAARSVAARVAEELGTPLGGLVGYQVRFEDQSDANTLVKLMTDGILLAETQHDRFLERYDTIIVDEAHERSLNIDFLLGYLKTLLHRRPDLKLIITSATIDLERFSQHFDGAPIIEVSGRTFPVETWYRPLTSEQDEEGNQIEDDLTVDQAILATLDELAQHERSVGKGPGDVLIFLPGEREIRDAAEILRKAQLRHTEILPLYARLSPAEQQRIFQPHSGRRVVLATNVAETSLTVPGIRYVIDTGTARISRYSYRAKVQRLPIEAVSQASANQRKGRCGRVEPGICVRLYSEEDFNSRPAFTDPEILRTNLAAVILQMLHLRLGAIDAFPFIEPPDGKAISDGFNLLQELSAVNRENQLTPIGRQLARLPIDPRLGRMLLEGARLGSLQEVLIVTSALSVQDPRERPPERQQAADQAHAQWKDVDSDFAALVNLWRGFEEQRQALTANPLRNWCRKNFLNYLRLREWRDAHRQLALICRDLQLTVNKEPSDYPKMHKAILSGLLSQIGQKTEEGDYQGARQRRFWVHPSSGLGRKRPQWVMAAELVETTKLYARMVAKIEPDWIEPLAGHLVKKNHFEPHWEKKRGQVVAYEQITLYGLILVGRRPVHFGPIDPVTSRELFIREGLVGGEIQSRAKCLAANKRLLEQLDELEAKARRRDILADEETLYAFYEARLPAEIHQTATFDSWYRMGSQKDANLLIMREEDVLAREASEVTAAQYPDSLQVGDLRLPLSYHFEPGHPRDGVTVRVPAPLLPSLPGERLEWLVPGLLEAKCVALVRNLPKALRKNFVPVPDFVKASLARMAFGHGALPQALGQELLRMTGARVPDEAWDESVNLVEGHLRMNIEVVDGQGKFLGEGRDLAELTARFAAASQAALAVPRDASSEQPVQAKAFSEVKQTAQQNIAGLSMTVYPALVEDNGSVREGRFSTQAEAEFQHRRALQRLLLQQLAEPAKYLRGKLPGLTELGLLYRDMGRVEALVEDILLASLDSCILDGEQALPRDGAALAGLAERKRGSWAEHAERLARQTLEVLKLWHGLQKRFKGKIDLSQAVALNDIKQQLGNLVYPGFVRETPGAWFKELPRYLKAVELRLEKLGAQVQKDRVWSAELGNLWAQYKARADKHAQEGKRDEQLTVYRWWLEEYRVSLFAQQLGTKVPISDKRLSKQWSQVEG, from the coding sequence ATGACTGACCACGCCATCGACAAACTGCTGCAAAACCTCGACCACGCCATGATCGCCGACCGCCATCGCCTGCGCCGGCAATTGCACGACCTGCGCAAGCGCCCCGATGAGGCGAAGCTGGCGCAGTGGGTGGACAAGGTCCAGGCCTCCTGCGCCCAGGTCACCGCGCGCCAGCAGAGCGTGCCCACCGTGCGCTACGACGACAACCTGCCGATCGCCGCCAAGCGTGACGAAATCAAGAAGGCCCTGGCCGAACACCAGGTGCTGGTGATCGCCGGCGAAACCGGTTCGGGCAAGACCACCCAGTTGCCGAAGATCTGCCTGGAACTCGGCCGAGGCAGCCATGGCATGATCGCCCACACCCAGCCACGCCGCATCGCCGCGCGCAGTGTGGCTGCGCGGGTCGCCGAAGAGCTGGGCACGCCGCTGGGCGGGCTGGTCGGCTACCAGGTGCGCTTCGAGGACCAGAGCGACGCCAACACCCTGGTCAAGCTGATGACCGACGGTATCCTGCTGGCCGAAACCCAGCACGACCGCTTTCTCGAACGCTACGACACGATCATCGTCGACGAAGCCCACGAACGCAGCCTGAACATCGATTTCCTGCTCGGCTACCTGAAGACCCTGCTGCACCGCCGCCCCGACCTGAAGCTGATCATCACCTCGGCGACCATCGACCTGGAGCGTTTCTCCCAACACTTCGACGGTGCGCCGATCATCGAAGTCTCCGGGCGCACCTTCCCGGTGGAAACCTGGTACCGCCCGCTGACCAGCGAGCAGGACGAAGAAGGCAACCAGATCGAGGACGACCTCACCGTCGACCAGGCCATCCTCGCCACCCTGGACGAGCTGGCGCAGCACGAGCGCAGCGTCGGCAAGGGGCCGGGCGATGTGCTGATCTTCCTGCCGGGCGAGCGGGAAATTCGCGATGCCGCCGAGATCCTGCGCAAGGCGCAACTGCGCCACACCGAGATCCTGCCGCTGTACGCGCGGCTGTCGCCGGCCGAACAGCAGCGCATCTTCCAGCCGCACAGCGGGCGCCGCGTGGTGCTGGCCACCAACGTCGCGGAAACCTCGCTGACCGTGCCGGGCATCCGTTACGTGATCGACACCGGCACCGCCCGTATCAGCCGCTACAGCTACCGCGCCAAGGTCCAGCGTCTGCCGATCGAGGCCGTGTCGCAGGCCAGTGCCAACCAGCGTAAAGGCCGCTGCGGCCGGGTCGAGCCGGGCATCTGCGTGCGCCTGTACAGCGAAGAGGATTTCAACAGCCGGCCGGCGTTCACCGACCCGGAGATCCTGCGCACCAACCTGGCGGCGGTGATCCTGCAGATGCTCCACCTGCGCCTCGGCGCGATCGATGCCTTCCCGTTCATCGAGCCGCCGGATGGCAAGGCCATCAGCGATGGTTTCAACCTGCTGCAGGAGCTGTCGGCGGTCAACCGCGAAAACCAGCTGACCCCGATCGGCCGCCAGTTGGCGCGCCTGCCGATCGACCCGCGGCTAGGCCGCATGCTGCTCGAAGGCGCACGCCTGGGCAGCCTGCAGGAAGTGCTGATCGTCACCAGTGCGCTGTCGGTGCAGGACCCGCGCGAACGCCCGCCGGAGCGCCAGCAGGCCGCCGACCAGGCGCACGCGCAATGGAAGGACGTCGACTCCGATTTCGCGGCGCTGGTCAACCTCTGGCGCGGTTTCGAAGAGCAGCGCCAGGCGCTGACCGCCAACCCGCTGCGCAACTGGTGCCGCAAGAACTTCCTCAATTACCTGCGCCTGCGCGAGTGGCGCGATGCCCATCGCCAGTTGGCGCTGATCTGCCGCGACCTGCAGTTGACGGTGAACAAGGAGCCGTCCGACTACCCGAAGATGCACAAGGCCATTCTCAGCGGGCTGCTCAGCCAGATCGGCCAGAAGACCGAAGAGGGCGACTACCAGGGGGCGCGTCAGCGGCGCTTCTGGGTGCACCCGTCCTCGGGCCTGGGCCGCAAGCGCCCGCAGTGGGTGATGGCTGCCGAACTGGTCGAGACCACCAAGCTGTACGCGCGCATGGTGGCCAAGATCGAACCGGACTGGATCGAGCCGCTGGCCGGCCACCTGGTCAAGAAGAACCACTTCGAACCGCACTGGGAGAAGAAGCGCGGGCAGGTGGTGGCCTACGAGCAGATCACCCTGTACGGCCTGATCCTGGTCGGCCGCCGGCCGGTGCATTTCGGCCCGATCGACCCGGTCACCTCGCGCGAGCTGTTCATCCGCGAAGGCCTGGTCGGCGGCGAAATCCAGTCGCGCGCCAAGTGCCTGGCGGCCAACAAGCGCCTGCTCGAACAGCTCGACGAACTGGAGGCCAAGGCGCGCCGCCGCGACATCCTCGCCGACGAAGAAACCCTGTACGCCTTCTACGAAGCGCGCCTGCCAGCGGAAATCCACCAGACCGCGACCTTCGACAGCTGGTACCGCATGGGCAGCCAGAAGGACGCCAACCTGCTGATCATGCGCGAGGAAGACGTGCTGGCCCGCGAGGCCAGTGAAGTGACCGCCGCGCAATATCCCGACAGCCTGCAGGTGGGCGATCTGCGCCTGCCGCTGAGCTACCACTTCGAGCCCGGCCATCCCCGCGATGGCGTGACCGTGCGGGTGCCGGCACCGCTGCTGCCGAGCCTGCCGGGCGAGCGCCTGGAGTGGCTGGTGCCGGGCCTGCTGGAAGCCAAGTGCGTGGCGCTGGTGCGCAACCTGCCCAAGGCCCTGCGCAAGAACTTCGTGCCGGTGCCGGACTTCGTCAAGGCCTCGCTGGCGCGCATGGCCTTCGGCCACGGGGCGCTGCCGCAGGCCCTGGGCCAGGAGCTGCTGCGCATGACCGGTGCGCGGGTGCCCGACGAGGCCTGGGACGAGTCGGTCAACCTGGTCGAAGGCCATTTGCGCATGAACATCGAGGTGGTCGATGGGCAGGGCAAGTTCCTTGGCGAAGGCCGCGACCTGGCCGAGCTGACCGCACGCTTTGCCGCCGCCAGCCAGGCTGCGCTGGCCGTGCCGCGCGACGCCAGCAGCGAACAGCCGGTGCAGGCCAAGGCCTTCAGCGAAGTGAAGCAGACCGCCCAGCAGAACATCGCTGGCCTGTCGATGACCGTATACCCGGCGTTGGTGGAAGATAACGGCAGCGTGCGCGAAGGGCGTTTCTCGACCCAGGCCGAAGCCGAGTTCCAGCACCGCCGCGCCTTGCAACGCCTGTTGCTGCAGCAGTTGGCCGAGCCGGCCAAGTATTTGCGTGGCAAGCTGCCGGGGCTGACCGAACTGGGCCTGCTGTACCGCGATATGGGCCGCGTCGAGGCATTGGTCGAGGATATTCTGCTGGCCAGCCTGGACAGCTGCATCCTCGACGGCGAACAAGCGCTGCCGCGCGACGGTGCCGCATTGGCCGGGCTGGCGGAGCGCAAGCGCGGCAGCTGGGCCGAGCATGCCGAGCGCCTGGCCCGGCAAACCCTGGAAGTGCTGAAGCTGTGGCACGGCTTGCAGAAGCGTTTCAAGGGCAAGATCGACCTGAGCCAGGCGGTGGCGCTGAACGACATCAAGCAGCAGCTGGGCAACCTGGTGTACCCGGGCTTCGTGCGCGAAACCCCCGGTGCCTGGTTCAAGGAACTGCCACGCTACCTCAAGGCGGTGGAGCTGCGCCTGGAGAAGCTCGGCGCGCAGGTGCAGAAGGACCGGGTGTGGAGCGCCGAGCTGGGCAACCTGTGGGCGCAGTACAAGGCCCGTGCCGACAAGCATGCCCAGGAGGGCAAGCGCGACGAGCAACTGACCGTCTACCGCTGGTGGCTGGAAGAATATCGGGTCTCGCTGTTTGCCCAGCAGTTGGGCACCAAGGTGCCGATTTCTGACAAACGTTTGAGCAAGCAATGGAGCCAGGTGGAGGGTTAA
- a CDS encoding beta-ketoacyl-ACP synthase III, whose product MHNVVISGTGLYTPAQSISNEELVASFNTWAQQFNQDNAAAIERGEIEAAPLSDAAFIEKASGIKSRFVMDKAGILDPQRMKPRLPERSNDEPSVLCEMAVAAARQALERAGRSAADVDGVIVACSNLQRPYPAIAIEVQQALGIQGFAFDMNVACSSATFGIQTAANSVALGQARAVLMVNPEVCTGHLNFRDRDSHFIFGDAATAVLLERADKATSAHQFEIVSSKLWTEFSNNIRNNFGFLNRAAEEGEGAADKLFIQEGRKVFREVCPKVAELIGEHLQENGLQPSDVKRFWLHQANLSMNQLIVKKLLGREVAEEDAPVILDRYANTSSAGSVIAFHLYQDDLAKGSLGVLSSFGAGYSIGSVILRKR is encoded by the coding sequence GTGCATAACGTCGTGATCAGCGGCACCGGCCTGTACACCCCGGCCCAGAGCATTTCCAACGAAGAACTGGTAGCCTCCTTCAACACCTGGGCGCAGCAGTTCAACCAGGACAACGCCGCGGCCATCGAGCGCGGCGAGATCGAAGCCGCGCCATTGTCCGACGCCGCCTTCATCGAAAAGGCTTCGGGCATCAAGAGCCGCTTCGTCATGGACAAGGCCGGCATCCTCGACCCGCAGCGCATGAAGCCACGCCTGCCAGAGCGCTCCAACGACGAGCCGTCGGTGCTCTGTGAAATGGCCGTGGCCGCTGCCCGCCAGGCGCTGGAACGCGCCGGCCGCAGCGCGGCCGACGTCGACGGAGTGATCGTCGCCTGCTCCAACCTGCAGCGGCCATACCCGGCGATCGCCATCGAAGTGCAACAGGCACTGGGCATCCAGGGTTTTGCCTTCGACATGAACGTGGCCTGTTCATCGGCCACCTTCGGCATCCAGACCGCTGCCAACAGCGTGGCCCTGGGCCAGGCCCGTGCGGTGCTGATGGTCAACCCGGAGGTGTGCACCGGGCACCTGAACTTCCGTGACCGCGACAGCCACTTCATTTTTGGCGATGCCGCCACCGCGGTACTGCTCGAGCGTGCCGACAAGGCGACCTCGGCGCACCAGTTCGAGATTGTCAGCAGCAAGCTGTGGACCGAGTTCTCCAACAACATCCGCAACAACTTCGGCTTCCTCAATCGCGCGGCGGAAGAAGGGGAAGGTGCAGCGGACAAACTGTTCATCCAGGAAGGCCGCAAGGTGTTCCGCGAAGTGTGCCCGAAGGTGGCCGAACTGATCGGTGAGCACTTGCAGGAAAACGGGCTGCAGCCGAGCGATGTGAAGCGTTTCTGGCTGCACCAGGCCAACCTCAGCATGAACCAGCTGATCGTCAAGAAACTGCTGGGGCGTGAAGTGGCCGAGGAAGATGCACCGGTGATTCTCGACCGTTATGCCAACACCAGCTCGGCGGGCTCGGTGATTGCCTTCCACCTGTACCAGGACGACCTGGCCAAGGGCTCGCTGGGGGTGTTGAGTTCGTTCGGCGCGGGGTATTCGATTGGCAGCGTGATCCTGCGCAAGCGCTGA
- a CDS encoding glutamine synthetase family protein yields the protein MHFAPVEQARRFLADNPDIELFELFILDANGVPRGKLLHRDELLAVYQSGRPLPSTILGLTLNGDDVENSGLVWDVGDIDCRAYPLEGSLVRLPWRRVPTAAVQVSMHPSEGLPASIADPRHVLLRTIDALKADGYHPVMACELEFYLLDQQRDALGRPQPALDNDGGRPRSTQVYGLRELEQIEPFLADLYAACKAQGIPARTAISEYAPGQVEITLEHGDALQAMDQAVRYKRLVKGVAHAHGMQACFMAKPFAHLAGTGMHMHLSLADDAGNNLFASDDKAGTPLLRQAVAGMLRHLHDSLLLFCPNANSFRRFQANSYAPLAPTWGVDNRTVSLRVPGGPANSRHVEHRICGADANPYLAAAAILAASHRGIREQLDPGAPVEGNGYAQASEHLPTDWLTALDALQHSNWAREAFGEPFLGVYLKVKRAEYRQFMAEVSEQDWRWYLHQA from the coding sequence ATGCACTTTGCACCTGTAGAGCAAGCCAGGCGTTTCCTGGCCGACAACCCCGATATCGAGCTGTTCGAACTGTTCATCCTCGACGCCAACGGCGTACCGCGCGGCAAGCTGCTGCACCGCGACGAACTGCTGGCCGTGTACCAGAGCGGCCGGCCGCTGCCCAGCACCATCCTTGGCCTGACCCTCAACGGCGACGATGTGGAAAACTCCGGGCTGGTGTGGGACGTAGGCGATATCGACTGCCGCGCCTACCCATTGGAAGGCAGCCTGGTACGCCTGCCCTGGCGGCGGGTGCCGACTGCCGCGGTACAGGTGAGCATGCACCCGAGCGAAGGCCTGCCGGCCAGTATCGCCGACCCACGCCATGTGCTGCTGCGCACCATCGATGCGCTGAAGGCCGACGGCTACCACCCGGTGATGGCCTGCGAACTGGAGTTCTACCTGCTCGACCAGCAGCGTGACGCTTTGGGCCGCCCGCAACCGGCGCTGGACAACGATGGCGGCCGCCCACGCAGCACCCAGGTCTATGGCCTGCGCGAACTGGAGCAGATCGAGCCGTTCCTCGCCGACCTCTACGCCGCCTGCAAGGCCCAGGGCATACCAGCCCGCACGGCGATTTCGGAATATGCCCCCGGCCAGGTGGAAATCACCCTCGAGCACGGCGACGCGCTGCAGGCGATGGACCAGGCCGTGCGCTACAAACGCCTGGTAAAAGGTGTGGCCCATGCCCACGGCATGCAGGCCTGCTTCATGGCCAAGCCATTCGCCCACCTGGCCGGCACCGGCATGCACATGCACCTGAGCCTGGCCGACGACGCCGGCAACAACCTGTTCGCCAGCGACGACAAGGCCGGCACTCCGCTGCTGCGCCAGGCCGTGGCCGGCATGTTGCGCCACCTGCACGACTCGCTGCTGCTGTTCTGCCCCAATGCCAACTCGTTCCGCCGCTTCCAGGCCAACAGCTACGCGCCGCTGGCGCCCACCTGGGGGGTGGACAACCGCACCGTGAGCCTGCGCGTACCGGGCGGCCCGGCCAACAGCCGGCATGTGGAGCACCGCATCTGTGGCGCCGACGCCAACCCGTACCTGGCGGCCGCGGCGATTCTCGCCGCCAGCCACCGCGGTATCCGCGAACAGCTTGACCCTGGTGCGCCGGTGGAAGGCAACGGCTATGCCCAGGCCAGCGAACACCTGCCCACCGACTGGCTGACCGCGCTCGACGCCCTGCAGCACTCCAATTGGGCTCGTGAAGCCTTTGGCGAGCCGTTCCTCGGCGTGTACCTGAAGGTCAAGCGCGCCGAGTACCGCCAGTTCATGGCCGAAGTCAGCGAACAGGACTGGCGCTGGTACCTGCACCAGGCCTGA